A DNA window from Bombus huntii isolate Logan2020A chromosome 10, iyBomHunt1.1, whole genome shotgun sequence contains the following coding sequences:
- the LOC126870591 gene encoding uncharacterized protein LOC126870591, with the protein MNFITEELAKSLKIRQNKCSVPIGALDTLTTTSKRHITATITSTDAPYLAIRCLKQLAEDEGHRFPRAAQVLQRDFYVDDALTGAETKDEALTLRTELTNLLQLAGLNIRKWASNDKDLLHGLSLEETNHQHFLGDSQTLKTLGVFWNSSDDSILYSVEVKPTPSRVTKRIISSEIAKIYDPLGLLAPVIVRAKMLLQRIWSSKIDWDESLPIELHTEWERYYAQLPLLNNVRFPRKAIIESAMEIELHGFCDASEKAYGACVYLRTLNTNGRVWTQLLTAKSKVAPLKCQTIPRLELSGALLLTSLMSTVQQALLHKITRTIYWTDSTIVLHWLNTSPHTLKTFVANRVSEIQTKTSIRDWRHVPTDDNPADLISRGQTPEEFLRPTIWQHGPAWLYQSEGYWPTWALTPQIEVPEQKGAICLSANPADYSLLQRYSSWPKLIRIIARCLRWKQKRNRAAPLTVTELRITHNKLIKLLQNIHFSEEIRTLQKDRNAAIKGKLTRLNPFIDKEGILRVGGRLSHSSMTFAQKHPIVLPKSSVTTRIIDHEHKIHMHSGTQATLYAVRQRYWPVDGRSQVWRAIKGCVRCCRAQPPPVEYVMGNLPEARVTESRPFTNVGVDYCGPFHIKEKRDRNRRQIKVYVAIFVCLAIKAVHIELVDDLTSEAFIAALRRFIARRGYCSTIHSDNGTNFRGASNELRELHDLLQSDDHKEKVTAFLADKQIEWHFIPPHSPHFGGLWEAAK; encoded by the exons ATGAACTTCATTACCGAGGAATTAGCAAAATCGTTAAAGATAAGGCAAAACAAATGTTCGGTCCCGATCGGAGCTCTAGACACCTTGACAACGACCTCTAAGCGACACATCACGGCCACGATCACTTCCACTGACG CCCCGTATCTAGCTATTCGGTGCCTCAAGCAACTGGCAGAGGACGAAGGACATCGATTTCCACGTGCAGCACAGGTACTGCAGCGGGATTTCTACGTCGACGACGCTCTCACCGGAGCTGAAACGAAGGACGAAGCCCTCACGCTCAGAACAGAACTCACCAATTTACTTCAACTGGCCGGCTTAAACATACGAAAATGGGCGTCAAACGATAAGGACTTATTACACGGACTTTCCTTAGAAGAAACAAATCACCAACATTTTTTGGGCGACTCGCAAACCTTGAAGACGCTGGGAGTGTTTTGGAATTCATCCGACGACTCTATTCTTTACTCGGTCGAAGTCAAACCCACGCCCTCTCGAGTCACGAAACGAATCATCAGCTCGGAGattgcaaaaatttacgatccGCTCGGTCTGCTCGCACCGGTGATTGTTCGGGCCAAGATGCTACTTCAACGAATATGGTCGTCGAAAATCGATTGGGATGAATCACTCCCGATCGAGTTACATACAGAGTGGGAAAGGTACTATGCCCAATTACCCTTATTAAACAACGTCAGGTTCCCACGCAAGGCAATAATCGAGTCCGCAATGGAAATTGAACTGCATGGTTTCTGCGATGCCAGCGAAAAGGCTTACGGAGCCTGTGTTTATCTTCGAACCCTTAACACCAACGGCCGTGTTTGGACCCAGCTTTTAACCGCAAAATCGAAAGTCGCCCCACTCAAGTGCCAGACCATTCCTCGGCTCGAGCTGAGCGGAGCACTCCTTCTTACGTCCCTGATGTCAACCGTACAACAAGCCCTATTACACAAAATTACTCGAACTATCTATTGGACCGATTCCACTATCGTCCTCCATTGGCTCAATACATCACCTCACACCCTTAAAACATTCGTCGCTAACAGAGTCTCCGAAATTCAAACAAAAACCAGCATCCGCGATTGGCGCCACGTTCCTACCGACGACAACCCCGCGGACTTAATATCACGCGGCCAAACACCCGAAGAGTTTCTGCGCCCAACCATCTGGCAGCACGGTCCTGCATGGCTCTACCAGTCGGAAGGCTATTGGCCGACATGGGCGCTAACACCGCAAATTGAAGTACCGGAGCAGAAGGGGGCGATTTGTCTGTCCGCAAACCCCGCCGATTACAGTTTGttgcaaagatattcatccTGGCCCAAATTGATACGAATCATAGCTCGTTGCCTCCGTTGGAAACAGAAAAGGAACCGAGCGGCACCCCTAACCGTTACTGAATTACGCATAACGCACAATAAACTGATAAAATTGTTGCAAAACATCCATTTCTCCGAGGAAATTCGTACACTCCAAAAAGATCGGAACGCGGCGATAAAGGGTAAGCTCACGCGACTCAATCCGTTCATAGACAAGGAAGGAATATTGCGAGTCGGGGGTCGACTCAGTCATTCGTCGATGACCTTCGCCCAGAAACATCCCATAGTATTACCTAAGTCATCCGTTACAACACGCATCATAGACCACGAGCACAAGATCCACATGCATTCCGGAACGCAGGCTACGTTATACGCAGTAAGACAAAGATACTGGCCCGTTGACGGTCGAAGTCAAGTATGGCGGGCGATCAAAGGCTGCGTCCGCTGCTGCCGCGCTCAACCACCGCCGGTAGAATACGTGATGGGTAATCTGCCGGAGGCGCGAGTAACGGAATCTCGCCCATTTACAAACGTCGGCGTCGATTACTGCGGGCCGTTCCACATCAAGGAAAAACGAGATCGTAACCGTCGTCAGATAAAAGTATACGTAGCCATTTTCGTATGCCTAGCAATTAAAGCGGTACACATCGAGCTCGTTGACGATCTCACTAGCGAAGCCTTCATCGCCGCTCTTCGCAGATTTATCGCTCGACGAGGGTATTGCTCCACCATCCATTCTGATAACGGCACCAACTTCAGAGGAGCAAGCAACGAATTACGAGAGCTTCACGATTTATTACAATCGGACGATCACAAGGAAAAAGTGACCGCATTTTTAGCCGACAAACAAATCGAATGGCACTTCATTCCCCCTCATTCGCCGCATTTCGGTGGGCTATGGGAAGCAGCG aaatag